The following proteins are co-located in the uncultured Propionivibrio sp. genome:
- a CDS encoding YdcH family protein codes for MLTEEEINNAQATLNELRVEHRDLNLIVEHLSATPIPEQDQLLIHRLKKRKLSLKDKIYQLERMLVPDVRA; via the coding sequence ATGCTGACCGAGGAAGAAATCAATAATGCCCAAGCCACCCTGAACGAACTCCGGGTGGAGCATCGCGATCTCAATCTGATCGTCGAGCATTTGTCGGCGACACCGATTCCCGAGCAGGATCAACTCCTCATCCACCGTCTGAAGAAGCGGAAACTCTCGCTCAAGGACAAAATCTACCAACTCGAACGGATGCTGGTTCCGGACGTCCGCGCCTGA